In Odontesthes bonariensis isolate fOdoBon6 chromosome 9, fOdoBon6.hap1, whole genome shotgun sequence, the following proteins share a genomic window:
- the LOC142388530 gene encoding rap1 GTPase-activating protein 2-like isoform X4 — protein MFTPASKGSAGESRIDKSTLSALKARKQELLNITNVPLGECPPSPPRTAPPSMKSAEFFDMLERMQVPKAEETKKWKDDYIPYPRIEDVLEKGGPYPQVILPQFGGYWIEDAEGPAGTPSSSESSFCEEEDGGEGMSPGGAHSYRLECNSTARAYRKHFLGKEHMNYYCTGSSIGNLIMSLKHEDAEGQEFLCIMLRSRTKTVHDRISLAGINQLPSVPQIAKLLCDDATGLKFNPVLYPRGSQLIVAYDEHEVNNTFKFGVIYQKFGQTSEEQLFGNNEETPAFKEFLSILGDNIELQDFKGFRGGLDVSHGQTGSESVYTVFRQREIMFHVSTKLPFTEGDVQQLQRKRHIGNDIVAAVFQEDPTPFVPDMIASNFLHAYVLVQVENPCTEHTTYKVSVTAREDVPSFGPPLPNPAVFKKGPEFRDFLLTKLINAENACYKSDKFAKLEGRTRAALLDNLHDELHRQSQAALGLGQVGEEDKLENGGHGGLLESFKRAMRVRSHSMETMVGSHRHRSPGVGGGVPASLSGGGLPQSTSECTKSTFTPPVLSAKSPLKSPVKRRSGLFPRLHSSTETPSDKHTRSDQKPAEMCPLSQDIRSETPSNPSSPEICPNKERPFIKLKECSSGCRPNMSRSSSSTSSFSSTTAETEALEELETASHPSIASTSSFSPSLSIDSQGSNTPVIMCRSPTDGKSKTSPRSNLKFRFDKMNHSSTASE, from the exons GTCCCTAAAGCTGAAGAGACCAAAAAATGGAAG GATGACTATATCCCCTACCCACGGATAGAAGAT GTCTTGGAGAAAGGTGGTCCATATCCCCAGGTAATCCTGCCCCAGTTTGGTGGCTACTGGATTGAGGATGCAGAAGGACCAGCAGGAACCCCTTCGTCCTCAGAGTCCAGTTtctgtgaggaggaggatggaggCGAGGGTATGAGCCCTGGTGGGGCGCACAGCTACCGCCTGGAGTGTAACAGCACGGCTCGAGCCTACCGCAAACACTTCCTAGGCAAG GAGCACATGAACTACTACTGCACTGGCAGCAGCATAGGCAACCTAATCATGTCTCTAAAACACGAGGACGCCGAGGGGCAGGAGTTCCTATGCATCATGCTCAG ATCGAGGACCAAAACAGTTCATGACAGGATCTCTTTAGCTGGAATCAACCAACTGCCCAGTGTACCTCAGATTGCAAAG cTTCTGTGTGATGACGCCACAGGGCTGAAGTTCAACCCAGTCCTTTACCCTCGG GGATCCCAGTTGATCGTGGCTTACGATGAACATGAGGTGAACAACACGTTCAAATTTGGAGTCATCTACCAGAAGTTTGGGCAG ACTTCCGAGGAACAGCTATTTGGGAACAATGAGGAGACGCCCGCTTTCAAGGAGTTTCTCAGCATCTTAGGAGACAACATTGAACTTCAGGATTTCAAAGG GTTCCGTGGTGGCCTGGATGTGTCTCATGGACAGACAGGGTCTGAATCCGTCTACACTGTCTTCAGACAGAGAGAGATTATGTTCCATGTGTCGACTAAGCTTCCCTTCACTGAGGGTGATGTTCAGCAG CTCCAAAGGAAAAGGCACATAGGAAATGATATTGTGGCGGCAGTCTTCCAAGAAGATCCCACAccgtttgttccagacatgatTGCCTCTAACTTCCTGCATGCTTACGTGCTGGTGCAGGTTGAGAACCCCTGCACAGAGCACACAACCTACAAG GTGTCTGTTACGGCGAGGGAAGATGTCCCTTCTTTTGGGCCGCCGCTTCCAAACCCAGCAGTCTTCAAAAAG GGTCCTGAGTTTCGCGACTTCCTGCTGACAAAGCTGATCAACGCTGAAAACGCCTGCTACAAATCTGACAAATTCGCCAAACTGGAG GGACGCACACGAGCAGCCTTGCTGGACAACCTCCACGACGAGCTGCACAGACAGAGTCAGGCCGCTCTGGGTCTGGGCCAGGTGGGGGAGGAGGACAAGCTGGAAAACGGGGGACACGGGGGTCTGCTGGAATCATTCAAG AGAGCCATGCGTGTCAGGAGCCACTCCATGGAGACCATGGTGGGGTCTCACCGTCACCGGAGCCCCGGTGTTGGAGGCGGGGTGCCAGCCAGCCTCAGTGGTGGAGGACTGCCGCAGAGCACCAGTGAATGCACAAAGAGCACCTTCACT CCTCCCGTTCTGTCAGCCAAGTCCCCTCTGAAAAGCCCAGTAAAACGCCGCTCTGGCCTCTTCCCTCGCCTCCACTCCAGCACAGAAACCCcatcagacaaacacacacgcag TGACCAAAAGCCAGCAGAGATGTGCCCGCTTTCGCAGGATATCAGGTCAGAGACACCATCCAATCCCAGCTCACCTGAGATCTGCCCCAACAAAGAGAG GCCTTTTATCAAGCTGAAGGAGTGCAGCAGCGGCTGCAGGCCCAACATGTCGCGTTCTTCGTCCAGcaccagcagcttcagcagcaccACAGCAGAAACGGAAGCTCTGGAGGAACTGGAGACA GCCAGCCACCCATCTATAgcctctacctcctccttcaGCCCTTCCCTAAGCATTGACAGCCAGGGATCCAATACGCCTGTCATCATGTGCCGCAGTCCAACAG ATGGGAAAAGTAAGACATCACCGAGGTCAAACTTGAAGTTCCGCTTTGACAAAATGAACCACTCGTCCACAGCT tCAGAGTAG
- the LOC142388530 gene encoding rap1 GTPase-activating protein 2-like isoform X8 — MSAEFFDMLERMQVPKAEETKKWKDDYIPYPRIEDVLEKGGPYPQVILPQFGGYWIEDAEGPAGTPSSSESSFCEEEDGGEGMSPGGAHSYRLECNSTARAYRKHFLGKEHMNYYCTGSSIGNLIMSLKHEDAEGQEFLCIMLRSRTKTVHDRISLAGINQLPSVPQIAKLLCDDATGLKFNPVLYPRGSQLIVAYDEHEVNNTFKFGVIYQKFGQTSEEQLFGNNEETPAFKEFLSILGDNIELQDFKGFRGGLDVSHGQTGSESVYTVFRQREIMFHVSTKLPFTEGDVQQLQRKRHIGNDIVAAVFQEDPTPFVPDMIASNFLHAYVLVQVENPCTEHTTYKVSVTAREDVPSFGPPLPNPAVFKKGPEFRDFLLTKLINAENACYKSDKFAKLEGRTRAALLDNLHDELHRQSQAALGLGQVGEEDKLENGGHGGLLESFKRAMRVRSHSMETMVGSHRHRSPGVGGGVPASLSGGGLPQSTSECTKSTFTPPVLSAKSPLKSPVKRRSGLFPRLHSSTETPSDKHTRSDQKPAEMCPLSQDIRSETPSNPSSPEICPNKERPFIKLKECSSGCRPNMSRSSSSTSSFSSTTAETEALEELETASHPSIASTSSFSPSLSIDSQGSNTPVIMCRSPTDGKSKTSPRSNLKFRFDKMNHSSTASE, encoded by the exons GTCCCTAAAGCTGAAGAGACCAAAAAATGGAAG GATGACTATATCCCCTACCCACGGATAGAAGAT GTCTTGGAGAAAGGTGGTCCATATCCCCAGGTAATCCTGCCCCAGTTTGGTGGCTACTGGATTGAGGATGCAGAAGGACCAGCAGGAACCCCTTCGTCCTCAGAGTCCAGTTtctgtgaggaggaggatggaggCGAGGGTATGAGCCCTGGTGGGGCGCACAGCTACCGCCTGGAGTGTAACAGCACGGCTCGAGCCTACCGCAAACACTTCCTAGGCAAG GAGCACATGAACTACTACTGCACTGGCAGCAGCATAGGCAACCTAATCATGTCTCTAAAACACGAGGACGCCGAGGGGCAGGAGTTCCTATGCATCATGCTCAG ATCGAGGACCAAAACAGTTCATGACAGGATCTCTTTAGCTGGAATCAACCAACTGCCCAGTGTACCTCAGATTGCAAAG cTTCTGTGTGATGACGCCACAGGGCTGAAGTTCAACCCAGTCCTTTACCCTCGG GGATCCCAGTTGATCGTGGCTTACGATGAACATGAGGTGAACAACACGTTCAAATTTGGAGTCATCTACCAGAAGTTTGGGCAG ACTTCCGAGGAACAGCTATTTGGGAACAATGAGGAGACGCCCGCTTTCAAGGAGTTTCTCAGCATCTTAGGAGACAACATTGAACTTCAGGATTTCAAAGG GTTCCGTGGTGGCCTGGATGTGTCTCATGGACAGACAGGGTCTGAATCCGTCTACACTGTCTTCAGACAGAGAGAGATTATGTTCCATGTGTCGACTAAGCTTCCCTTCACTGAGGGTGATGTTCAGCAG CTCCAAAGGAAAAGGCACATAGGAAATGATATTGTGGCGGCAGTCTTCCAAGAAGATCCCACAccgtttgttccagacatgatTGCCTCTAACTTCCTGCATGCTTACGTGCTGGTGCAGGTTGAGAACCCCTGCACAGAGCACACAACCTACAAG GTGTCTGTTACGGCGAGGGAAGATGTCCCTTCTTTTGGGCCGCCGCTTCCAAACCCAGCAGTCTTCAAAAAG GGTCCTGAGTTTCGCGACTTCCTGCTGACAAAGCTGATCAACGCTGAAAACGCCTGCTACAAATCTGACAAATTCGCCAAACTGGAG GGACGCACACGAGCAGCCTTGCTGGACAACCTCCACGACGAGCTGCACAGACAGAGTCAGGCCGCTCTGGGTCTGGGCCAGGTGGGGGAGGAGGACAAGCTGGAAAACGGGGGACACGGGGGTCTGCTGGAATCATTCAAG AGAGCCATGCGTGTCAGGAGCCACTCCATGGAGACCATGGTGGGGTCTCACCGTCACCGGAGCCCCGGTGTTGGAGGCGGGGTGCCAGCCAGCCTCAGTGGTGGAGGACTGCCGCAGAGCACCAGTGAATGCACAAAGAGCACCTTCACT CCTCCCGTTCTGTCAGCCAAGTCCCCTCTGAAAAGCCCAGTAAAACGCCGCTCTGGCCTCTTCCCTCGCCTCCACTCCAGCACAGAAACCCcatcagacaaacacacacgcag TGACCAAAAGCCAGCAGAGATGTGCCCGCTTTCGCAGGATATCAGGTCAGAGACACCATCCAATCCCAGCTCACCTGAGATCTGCCCCAACAAAGAGAG GCCTTTTATCAAGCTGAAGGAGTGCAGCAGCGGCTGCAGGCCCAACATGTCGCGTTCTTCGTCCAGcaccagcagcttcagcagcaccACAGCAGAAACGGAAGCTCTGGAGGAACTGGAGACA GCCAGCCACCCATCTATAgcctctacctcctccttcaGCCCTTCCCTAAGCATTGACAGCCAGGGATCCAATACGCCTGTCATCATGTGCCGCAGTCCAACAG ATGGGAAAAGTAAGACATCACCGAGGTCAAACTTGAAGTTCCGCTTTGACAAAATGAACCACTCGTCCACAGCT tCAGAGTAG
- the LOC142388530 gene encoding rap1 GTPase-activating protein 2-like isoform X3 — protein sequence MLRRRRSVSFGGFGWIDKSTLSALKARKQELLNITNVPLGECPPSPPRTAPPSMKSAEFFDMLERMQVPKAEETKKWKDDYIPYPRIEDVLEKGGPYPQVILPQFGGYWIEDAEGPAGTPSSSESSFCEEEDGGEGMSPGGAHSYRLECNSTARAYRKHFLGKEHMNYYCTGSSIGNLIMSLKHEDAEGQEFLCIMLRSRTKTVHDRISLAGINQLPSVPQIAKLLCDDATGLKFNPVLYPRGSQLIVAYDEHEVNNTFKFGVIYQKFGQTSEEQLFGNNEETPAFKEFLSILGDNIELQDFKGFRGGLDVSHGQTGSESVYTVFRQREIMFHVSTKLPFTEGDVQQLQRKRHIGNDIVAAVFQEDPTPFVPDMIASNFLHAYVLVQVENPCTEHTTYKVSVTAREDVPSFGPPLPNPAVFKKGPEFRDFLLTKLINAENACYKSDKFAKLEGRTRAALLDNLHDELHRQSQAALGLGQVGEEDKLENGGHGGLLESFKRAMRVRSHSMETMVGSHRHRSPGVGGGVPASLSGGGLPQSTSECTKSTFTPPVLSAKSPLKSPVKRRSGLFPRLHSSTETPSDKHTRSDQKPAEMCPLSQDIRSETPSNPSSPEICPNKERPFIKLKECSSGCRPNMSRSSSSTSSFSSTTAETEALEELETASHPSIASTSSFSPSLSIDSQGSNTPVIMCRSPTDGKSKTSPRSNLKFRFDKMNHSSTASE from the exons GTCCCTAAAGCTGAAGAGACCAAAAAATGGAAG GATGACTATATCCCCTACCCACGGATAGAAGAT GTCTTGGAGAAAGGTGGTCCATATCCCCAGGTAATCCTGCCCCAGTTTGGTGGCTACTGGATTGAGGATGCAGAAGGACCAGCAGGAACCCCTTCGTCCTCAGAGTCCAGTTtctgtgaggaggaggatggaggCGAGGGTATGAGCCCTGGTGGGGCGCACAGCTACCGCCTGGAGTGTAACAGCACGGCTCGAGCCTACCGCAAACACTTCCTAGGCAAG GAGCACATGAACTACTACTGCACTGGCAGCAGCATAGGCAACCTAATCATGTCTCTAAAACACGAGGACGCCGAGGGGCAGGAGTTCCTATGCATCATGCTCAG ATCGAGGACCAAAACAGTTCATGACAGGATCTCTTTAGCTGGAATCAACCAACTGCCCAGTGTACCTCAGATTGCAAAG cTTCTGTGTGATGACGCCACAGGGCTGAAGTTCAACCCAGTCCTTTACCCTCGG GGATCCCAGTTGATCGTGGCTTACGATGAACATGAGGTGAACAACACGTTCAAATTTGGAGTCATCTACCAGAAGTTTGGGCAG ACTTCCGAGGAACAGCTATTTGGGAACAATGAGGAGACGCCCGCTTTCAAGGAGTTTCTCAGCATCTTAGGAGACAACATTGAACTTCAGGATTTCAAAGG GTTCCGTGGTGGCCTGGATGTGTCTCATGGACAGACAGGGTCTGAATCCGTCTACACTGTCTTCAGACAGAGAGAGATTATGTTCCATGTGTCGACTAAGCTTCCCTTCACTGAGGGTGATGTTCAGCAG CTCCAAAGGAAAAGGCACATAGGAAATGATATTGTGGCGGCAGTCTTCCAAGAAGATCCCACAccgtttgttccagacatgatTGCCTCTAACTTCCTGCATGCTTACGTGCTGGTGCAGGTTGAGAACCCCTGCACAGAGCACACAACCTACAAG GTGTCTGTTACGGCGAGGGAAGATGTCCCTTCTTTTGGGCCGCCGCTTCCAAACCCAGCAGTCTTCAAAAAG GGTCCTGAGTTTCGCGACTTCCTGCTGACAAAGCTGATCAACGCTGAAAACGCCTGCTACAAATCTGACAAATTCGCCAAACTGGAG GGACGCACACGAGCAGCCTTGCTGGACAACCTCCACGACGAGCTGCACAGACAGAGTCAGGCCGCTCTGGGTCTGGGCCAGGTGGGGGAGGAGGACAAGCTGGAAAACGGGGGACACGGGGGTCTGCTGGAATCATTCAAG AGAGCCATGCGTGTCAGGAGCCACTCCATGGAGACCATGGTGGGGTCTCACCGTCACCGGAGCCCCGGTGTTGGAGGCGGGGTGCCAGCCAGCCTCAGTGGTGGAGGACTGCCGCAGAGCACCAGTGAATGCACAAAGAGCACCTTCACT CCTCCCGTTCTGTCAGCCAAGTCCCCTCTGAAAAGCCCAGTAAAACGCCGCTCTGGCCTCTTCCCTCGCCTCCACTCCAGCACAGAAACCCcatcagacaaacacacacgcag TGACCAAAAGCCAGCAGAGATGTGCCCGCTTTCGCAGGATATCAGGTCAGAGACACCATCCAATCCCAGCTCACCTGAGATCTGCCCCAACAAAGAGAG GCCTTTTATCAAGCTGAAGGAGTGCAGCAGCGGCTGCAGGCCCAACATGTCGCGTTCTTCGTCCAGcaccagcagcttcagcagcaccACAGCAGAAACGGAAGCTCTGGAGGAACTGGAGACA GCCAGCCACCCATCTATAgcctctacctcctccttcaGCCCTTCCCTAAGCATTGACAGCCAGGGATCCAATACGCCTGTCATCATGTGCCGCAGTCCAACAG ATGGGAAAAGTAAGACATCACCGAGGTCAAACTTGAAGTTCCGCTTTGACAAAATGAACCACTCGTCCACAGCT tCAGAGTAG
- the LOC142388530 gene encoding rap1 GTPase-activating protein 2-like isoform X5 — MLRRRRSVSFGGFGWKQELLNITNVPLGECPPSPPRTAPPSMKSAEFFDMLERMQVPKAEETKKWKDDYIPYPRIEDVLEKGGPYPQVILPQFGGYWIEDAEGPAGTPSSSESSFCEEEDGGEGMSPGGAHSYRLECNSTARAYRKHFLGKEHMNYYCTGSSIGNLIMSLKHEDAEGQEFLCIMLRSRTKTVHDRISLAGINQLPSVPQIAKLLCDDATGLKFNPVLYPRGSQLIVAYDEHEVNNTFKFGVIYQKFGQTSEEQLFGNNEETPAFKEFLSILGDNIELQDFKGFRGGLDVSHGQTGSESVYTVFRQREIMFHVSTKLPFTEGDVQQLQRKRHIGNDIVAAVFQEDPTPFVPDMIASNFLHAYVLVQVENPCTEHTTYKVSVTAREDVPSFGPPLPNPAVFKKGPEFRDFLLTKLINAENACYKSDKFAKLEGRTRAALLDNLHDELHRQSQAALGLGQVGEEDKLENGGHGGLLESFKRAMRVRSHSMETMVGSHRHRSPGVGGGVPASLSGGGLPQSTSECTKSTFTPPVLSAKSPLKSPVKRRSGLFPRLHSSTETPSDKHTRSDQKPAEMCPLSQDIRSETPSNPSSPEICPNKERPFIKLKECSSGCRPNMSRSSSSTSSFSSTTAETEALEELETASHPSIASTSSFSPSLSIDSQGSNTPVIMCRSPTDGKSKTSPRSNLKFRFDKMNHSSTASE, encoded by the exons GTCCCTAAAGCTGAAGAGACCAAAAAATGGAAG GATGACTATATCCCCTACCCACGGATAGAAGAT GTCTTGGAGAAAGGTGGTCCATATCCCCAGGTAATCCTGCCCCAGTTTGGTGGCTACTGGATTGAGGATGCAGAAGGACCAGCAGGAACCCCTTCGTCCTCAGAGTCCAGTTtctgtgaggaggaggatggaggCGAGGGTATGAGCCCTGGTGGGGCGCACAGCTACCGCCTGGAGTGTAACAGCACGGCTCGAGCCTACCGCAAACACTTCCTAGGCAAG GAGCACATGAACTACTACTGCACTGGCAGCAGCATAGGCAACCTAATCATGTCTCTAAAACACGAGGACGCCGAGGGGCAGGAGTTCCTATGCATCATGCTCAG ATCGAGGACCAAAACAGTTCATGACAGGATCTCTTTAGCTGGAATCAACCAACTGCCCAGTGTACCTCAGATTGCAAAG cTTCTGTGTGATGACGCCACAGGGCTGAAGTTCAACCCAGTCCTTTACCCTCGG GGATCCCAGTTGATCGTGGCTTACGATGAACATGAGGTGAACAACACGTTCAAATTTGGAGTCATCTACCAGAAGTTTGGGCAG ACTTCCGAGGAACAGCTATTTGGGAACAATGAGGAGACGCCCGCTTTCAAGGAGTTTCTCAGCATCTTAGGAGACAACATTGAACTTCAGGATTTCAAAGG GTTCCGTGGTGGCCTGGATGTGTCTCATGGACAGACAGGGTCTGAATCCGTCTACACTGTCTTCAGACAGAGAGAGATTATGTTCCATGTGTCGACTAAGCTTCCCTTCACTGAGGGTGATGTTCAGCAG CTCCAAAGGAAAAGGCACATAGGAAATGATATTGTGGCGGCAGTCTTCCAAGAAGATCCCACAccgtttgttccagacatgatTGCCTCTAACTTCCTGCATGCTTACGTGCTGGTGCAGGTTGAGAACCCCTGCACAGAGCACACAACCTACAAG GTGTCTGTTACGGCGAGGGAAGATGTCCCTTCTTTTGGGCCGCCGCTTCCAAACCCAGCAGTCTTCAAAAAG GGTCCTGAGTTTCGCGACTTCCTGCTGACAAAGCTGATCAACGCTGAAAACGCCTGCTACAAATCTGACAAATTCGCCAAACTGGAG GGACGCACACGAGCAGCCTTGCTGGACAACCTCCACGACGAGCTGCACAGACAGAGTCAGGCCGCTCTGGGTCTGGGCCAGGTGGGGGAGGAGGACAAGCTGGAAAACGGGGGACACGGGGGTCTGCTGGAATCATTCAAG AGAGCCATGCGTGTCAGGAGCCACTCCATGGAGACCATGGTGGGGTCTCACCGTCACCGGAGCCCCGGTGTTGGAGGCGGGGTGCCAGCCAGCCTCAGTGGTGGAGGACTGCCGCAGAGCACCAGTGAATGCACAAAGAGCACCTTCACT CCTCCCGTTCTGTCAGCCAAGTCCCCTCTGAAAAGCCCAGTAAAACGCCGCTCTGGCCTCTTCCCTCGCCTCCACTCCAGCACAGAAACCCcatcagacaaacacacacgcag TGACCAAAAGCCAGCAGAGATGTGCCCGCTTTCGCAGGATATCAGGTCAGAGACACCATCCAATCCCAGCTCACCTGAGATCTGCCCCAACAAAGAGAG GCCTTTTATCAAGCTGAAGGAGTGCAGCAGCGGCTGCAGGCCCAACATGTCGCGTTCTTCGTCCAGcaccagcagcttcagcagcaccACAGCAGAAACGGAAGCTCTGGAGGAACTGGAGACA GCCAGCCACCCATCTATAgcctctacctcctccttcaGCCCTTCCCTAAGCATTGACAGCCAGGGATCCAATACGCCTGTCATCATGTGCCGCAGTCCAACAG ATGGGAAAAGTAAGACATCACCGAGGTCAAACTTGAAGTTCCGCTTTGACAAAATGAACCACTCGTCCACAGCT tCAGAGTAG
- the LOC142388530 gene encoding rap1 GTPase-activating protein 2-like isoform X7 has protein sequence MPRKLWKQELLNITNVPLGECPPSPPRTAPPSMKSAEFFDMLERMQVPKAEETKKWKDDYIPYPRIEDVLEKGGPYPQVILPQFGGYWIEDAEGPAGTPSSSESSFCEEEDGGEGMSPGGAHSYRLECNSTARAYRKHFLGKEHMNYYCTGSSIGNLIMSLKHEDAEGQEFLCIMLRSRTKTVHDRISLAGINQLPSVPQIAKLLCDDATGLKFNPVLYPRGSQLIVAYDEHEVNNTFKFGVIYQKFGQTSEEQLFGNNEETPAFKEFLSILGDNIELQDFKGFRGGLDVSHGQTGSESVYTVFRQREIMFHVSTKLPFTEGDVQQLQRKRHIGNDIVAAVFQEDPTPFVPDMIASNFLHAYVLVQVENPCTEHTTYKVSVTAREDVPSFGPPLPNPAVFKKGPEFRDFLLTKLINAENACYKSDKFAKLEGRTRAALLDNLHDELHRQSQAALGLGQVGEEDKLENGGHGGLLESFKRAMRVRSHSMETMVGSHRHRSPGVGGGVPASLSGGGLPQSTSECTKSTFTPPVLSAKSPLKSPVKRRSGLFPRLHSSTETPSDKHTRSDQKPAEMCPLSQDIRSETPSNPSSPEICPNKERPFIKLKECSSGCRPNMSRSSSSTSSFSSTTAETEALEELETASHPSIASTSSFSPSLSIDSQGSNTPVIMCRSPTDGKSKTSPRSNLKFRFDKMNHSSTASE, from the exons GTCCCTAAAGCTGAAGAGACCAAAAAATGGAAG GATGACTATATCCCCTACCCACGGATAGAAGAT GTCTTGGAGAAAGGTGGTCCATATCCCCAGGTAATCCTGCCCCAGTTTGGTGGCTACTGGATTGAGGATGCAGAAGGACCAGCAGGAACCCCTTCGTCCTCAGAGTCCAGTTtctgtgaggaggaggatggaggCGAGGGTATGAGCCCTGGTGGGGCGCACAGCTACCGCCTGGAGTGTAACAGCACGGCTCGAGCCTACCGCAAACACTTCCTAGGCAAG GAGCACATGAACTACTACTGCACTGGCAGCAGCATAGGCAACCTAATCATGTCTCTAAAACACGAGGACGCCGAGGGGCAGGAGTTCCTATGCATCATGCTCAG ATCGAGGACCAAAACAGTTCATGACAGGATCTCTTTAGCTGGAATCAACCAACTGCCCAGTGTACCTCAGATTGCAAAG cTTCTGTGTGATGACGCCACAGGGCTGAAGTTCAACCCAGTCCTTTACCCTCGG GGATCCCAGTTGATCGTGGCTTACGATGAACATGAGGTGAACAACACGTTCAAATTTGGAGTCATCTACCAGAAGTTTGGGCAG ACTTCCGAGGAACAGCTATTTGGGAACAATGAGGAGACGCCCGCTTTCAAGGAGTTTCTCAGCATCTTAGGAGACAACATTGAACTTCAGGATTTCAAAGG GTTCCGTGGTGGCCTGGATGTGTCTCATGGACAGACAGGGTCTGAATCCGTCTACACTGTCTTCAGACAGAGAGAGATTATGTTCCATGTGTCGACTAAGCTTCCCTTCACTGAGGGTGATGTTCAGCAG CTCCAAAGGAAAAGGCACATAGGAAATGATATTGTGGCGGCAGTCTTCCAAGAAGATCCCACAccgtttgttccagacatgatTGCCTCTAACTTCCTGCATGCTTACGTGCTGGTGCAGGTTGAGAACCCCTGCACAGAGCACACAACCTACAAG GTGTCTGTTACGGCGAGGGAAGATGTCCCTTCTTTTGGGCCGCCGCTTCCAAACCCAGCAGTCTTCAAAAAG GGTCCTGAGTTTCGCGACTTCCTGCTGACAAAGCTGATCAACGCTGAAAACGCCTGCTACAAATCTGACAAATTCGCCAAACTGGAG GGACGCACACGAGCAGCCTTGCTGGACAACCTCCACGACGAGCTGCACAGACAGAGTCAGGCCGCTCTGGGTCTGGGCCAGGTGGGGGAGGAGGACAAGCTGGAAAACGGGGGACACGGGGGTCTGCTGGAATCATTCAAG AGAGCCATGCGTGTCAGGAGCCACTCCATGGAGACCATGGTGGGGTCTCACCGTCACCGGAGCCCCGGTGTTGGAGGCGGGGTGCCAGCCAGCCTCAGTGGTGGAGGACTGCCGCAGAGCACCAGTGAATGCACAAAGAGCACCTTCACT CCTCCCGTTCTGTCAGCCAAGTCCCCTCTGAAAAGCCCAGTAAAACGCCGCTCTGGCCTCTTCCCTCGCCTCCACTCCAGCACAGAAACCCcatcagacaaacacacacgcag TGACCAAAAGCCAGCAGAGATGTGCCCGCTTTCGCAGGATATCAGGTCAGAGACACCATCCAATCCCAGCTCACCTGAGATCTGCCCCAACAAAGAGAG GCCTTTTATCAAGCTGAAGGAGTGCAGCAGCGGCTGCAGGCCCAACATGTCGCGTTCTTCGTCCAGcaccagcagcttcagcagcaccACAGCAGAAACGGAAGCTCTGGAGGAACTGGAGACA GCCAGCCACCCATCTATAgcctctacctcctccttcaGCCCTTCCCTAAGCATTGACAGCCAGGGATCCAATACGCCTGTCATCATGTGCCGCAGTCCAACAG ATGGGAAAAGTAAGACATCACCGAGGTCAAACTTGAAGTTCCGCTTTGACAAAATGAACCACTCGTCCACAGCT tCAGAGTAG